In a single window of the Anabas testudineus chromosome 19, fAnaTes1.2, whole genome shotgun sequence genome:
- the LOC113156528 gene encoding urotensin-2 receptor has translation MNNRSVSSNTSPPQVGGAGNVDHELVITSTFGTLLSVVYIIGVSGNVYTLVVMCHSIRFATSMYISIINLAVADLLYLSTIPFVVSTYFLKDWYFGDVGCRILLSMDLLTMHASIFTLTVMCTERYLAVTKPLDTVRRSKSYRKGLAWGVWLLSLVLTVPMMIMVAQTTKNTPDGGVKRMCAATSTPLAYKVYVTVLFGTSIMAPGLIIGYLYVKLARTYLESQRNSVISRGNKRSPKQKVLIMIFTIVLVFWACFLPFWIWQLLPLYHTQPLSLASHTHTCINYLVASLTYSNSCINPFLYTLLTKNYREYLKNRHRSFYRYTSSFKQRPPSLYSWGKSASSSNQFEFNSETLAMGTLK, from the coding sequence ATGAATAACAGGTCTGTCAGCTCAAACACGAGTCCGCCGCAGGTCGGCGGTGCCGGGAATGTGGATCATGAACTCGTTATCACCTCCACTTTCGGGACGCTTCTCTCTGTTGTCTACATCATCGGAGTGTCGGGGAATGTGTACACACTCGTGGTGATGTGCCACTCGATCCGCTTCGCCACTTCTATGTACATCTCCATCATCAACCTGGCTGTGGCGGACCTCCTCTACCTCTCCACGATCCCATTCGTGGTGTCCACCTACTTCCTAAAGGACTGGTACTTCGGGGATGTGGGCTGCCGCATCCTGCTCAGCATGGACCTACTCACCATGCACGCCAGCATCTTCACCCTCACCGTCATGTGCACGGAACGCTACCTGGCCGTCACCAAACCGCTGGACACGGTGAGACGCTCCAAGAGTTACCGCAAAGGTCTGGCGTGGGGTGTGTGGCTACTTTCTCTGGTGCTCACTGTGCCCATGATGATCATGGTCGCCCAGACCACTAAGAACACGCCGGACGGGGGTGTCAAGAGGATGTGCGCAGCCACCTCGACACCCCTGGCGTATAAAGTGTACGTGACCGTCCTGTTTGGCACCAGCATCATGGCACCGGGGCTGATTATCGGTTACCTGTATGTCAAGTTAGCGCGCACTTACTTAGAGTCCCAGCGCAACTCTGTGATCAGCAGAGGTAACAAGCGGTCACCCAAGCAGAAAGTGCTCATCATGATCTTCACCATCGTGCTGGTGTTCTGGGCGTGCTTCCTGCCCTTCTGGATTTGGCAGCTGCTGCCTCTCTATCACACGCAGCCCTTGAGCCTGGCCTCGCACACGCACACCTGCATCAACTACCTGGTTGCGAGCCTCACGTACAGCAACAGCTGCATTAACCCTTTCCTCTACACGCTCCTCACCAAGAACTACAGGGAGTACCTGAAGAACAGGCACAGGAGCTTCTACCGGTACACGTCCTCGTTTAAGCAGCGGCCGCCGAGCCTCTACTCCTGGGGGAAGTCTGCATCCTCTAGCAATCAGTTTGAGTTCAACTCCGAGACGCTGGCTATGGGGACACTGAAGTGA